In Quercus lobata isolate SW786 chromosome 12, ValleyOak3.0 Primary Assembly, whole genome shotgun sequence, a genomic segment contains:
- the LOC115970842 gene encoding putative disease resistance protein RGA3, whose protein sequence is MELDVVLSPLLQVVFDKLATPFLEEITNICGVKEELKKLRRTLRVIQTVLKDAEERQLTDRALRNWLTELKEVAYDVEDLLDECSPEVMVSGNRNRFIEQVRVFVPSLGSFASCINMLPKLEQIKETLDVLAEEKSFFNLSEVSVNNSGSSRSKSRGIRKTGSLVIESEVIGREGDKERIVEQLLSTGDSVGKISVISIVGIGGLGKTTLAQFAYNDERVKRHFDLKIWVCVNDDFDVGKIMVSILESGSKSKCDLFGMDVLQFRLQELLFEKRYLLVLDDVWNEDHNEWDNLRTSLSSAVEGSKIIVTTRSEKVATIMGTTYIHHLEGLSEDNCWALFKQRAFGHNEDHHPNLSTIGKQIVKKCGGVPLAAKTLGSIMRFKREEREWLFVQESDLWDVSESDNGILPALRLSFSHLASHLKGCFAYCSIFPRNYTFKKEKLIQLWIAEGLIQSPEGRRSLEFIGNEYFDDLVWTSFFQAVQRDDHGNIIEYKMHNLIHDLAQSVSGSEYLKLEDNSIVRSLSLIRHSSVVCDFSLYTIPEALYEAKKLRTLILVFPRGDLGEVPSGVFSSFRYLRVLDLSGSGLKKLHESISSFIFLRYLDLSNTQVETLPESVCCFFNLQVMNLSCCYNLIKLPSHIGKMFKLKHLIITGCERLTKMPASIGNLKYLRTLSMFIVGEGIDESLRELQILNLGGELNIRHLENVKDATEAMTANMLGKRNLRSLELSCGNDQGQLNRDNDFDGTLGSEVLNYLQPHENLKKLFVKGYRGNCFPGWMNVHKLPNLTELVLIACRRCEHLPTLGQLPFLKVLYLQGMDAVKIIGEELYGSGSVTSFSSLKELTLIDFPNLEFWWPFNQREGFPSLVKFTVSKCLKLHNMPCFPLLKHLELRSCNDRILQSVSDLASLTIIVIEEFKEQLVFLEKLLQNNALLMSLTNGFAPSLPI, encoded by the coding sequence ATGGAGTTGGATGTAGTTCTGtcccctcttctacaggtggtATTCGACAAATTGGCCACCCCATTTCTTGAAGAGATCACTAATATCTGCGGCGTCAAGGAGGAGCTCAAGAAGCTCCGGCGTACCTTACGCGTAATCCAAACTGTGCTCAAAGACGCAGAAGAGCGACAGTTGACAGATAGAGCTTTGAGAAACTGGTTGACAGAGCTTAAGGAAGTTGCTTATGATGTGGAGGACCTTCTTGATGAGTGCTCTCCTGAAGTTATGGTATCTGGGAATCGCAACCGATTCATCGAACAGGTACGTGTCTTTGTTCCCTCTCTGGGAAGTTTTGCGAGTTGCATTAACATGTTACCAAAACTTGAGCAGATCAAAGAGACGTTAGATGTGTTGGCAGAAGAGAagtctttttttaatttgagtgaGGTATCTGTTAATAATAGTGGTAGTAGTAGAAGTAAAAGTAGGGGGATAAGGAAAACTGGCTCTCTTGTAATTGAATCTGAAGTTATTGGCAGAGAGGGTGATAAAGAGAGGATAGTAGAGCAATTACTGTCCACAGGTGACAGTGTAGGGAAAATCTCTGTTATTTCTATTGTTGGTATTGGTGGTCTTGGTAAAACAACCCTTGCTCAATTTGCCTACAATGATGAAAGGGTAAAAAGACATTTTGATCTGAAGATTTGGGTCTGTGttaatgatgattttgatgtgGGGAAGATCATGGTTTCGATTTTAGAATCTGGTAGTAAGAGCAAATGTGATTTGTTTGGGATGGATGTGCTGCAGTTTCGACTCCAGGAATTGTTATTTGAGAAAAGATACTTGCTTGTGTTAGATGATGTATGGAATGAAGATCACAATGAGTGGGACAATTTAAGAACTTCATTGAGTAGTGCAGTGGAGGGAAGCAAAATCATTGTCACTACGCGTAGTGAAAAGGTCGCGACTATAATGGGCACAACTTACATTCATCATTTGGAAGGGTTATCTGAAGATAACTGTTGGGCTTTGTTCAAGCAAAGAGCCTTTGGCCATAATGAAGACCACCATCCAAACCTGTCTACAATTGGCAAACAAATAGTGAAGAAATGTGGAGGTGTACCTTTAGCTGCAAAGACTCTAGGGAGCATCATGCGGTTCAAAAGGGAGGAAAGAGAGTGGTTGTTTGTCCAGGAGAGTGATCTTTGGGATGTATCTGAAAGTGATAATGGAATTCTACCTGCCCTAAGGTTGAGCTTTAGCCACTTGGCATCACATCTAAAGGGTTGCTTTGCATATTGCTCAATATTTCCTAGAAATTATACTTTCAAGAAGGAAAAACTAATCCAGCTATGGATTGCAGAAGGCTTGATTCAATCTCCAGAAGGAAGAAGATCACTTGAATTCATTGGCAATGAGTATTTTGATGATCTGGTATGGACATCTTTCTTTCAGGCTGTACAGAGAGATGACCATGGCAACATAATTGAATACAAAATGCATAATCTCATTCATGATCTTGCACAATCTGTTTCAGGAAGTGAATACTTGAAACTAGAAGATAACAGTATAGTGAGAAGTCTCTCCCTTATTCGTCACTCATCAGTGGTTTGTGATTTCAGCTTATATACAATTCCAGAAGCATTGTATGAAGCAAAGAAGTTGAGAACTCTCATCTTAGTATTTCCAAGAGGTGATCTTGGAGAAGTTCCTTCAGGTGTTTTTTCAAGTTTCAGATACTTACGGGTCCTGGATTTAAGCGGTAGTGGCCTCAAAAAGCTCCATGAGTCCATTTCCTCTTTCATATTCTTGAGGTACCTTGACCTCTCTAACACACAGGTTGAAACATTACCTGAAAGTGTGTGCTGTTTTTTCAATTTACAAGTGATGAACCTTTCCTGTTGTTATAATCTCATCAAGTTGCCAAGTCATATAGGCAAAATGTTTAAACTGAAACATCTAATCATAACTGGCTGTGAGAGATTGACCAAAATGCCAGCTTCGATTGGGAACCTTAAATACCTCCGGACATTGTCAATGTTTATTGTAGGAGAGGGCATAGATGAAAGTCTCAGAGAGCTGCAAATTTTAAACCTTGGGGGTGAGCTAAATATCAGACACTTGGAGAATGTGAAGGATGCAACAGAGGCAATGACAGCCAACATGTTAGGTAAGCGAAATCTTCGGTCCTTGGAGTTATCCTGTGGGAATGATCAGGGGCAATTAAACAGGGACAATGATTTTGATGGAACTCTAGGAAGTGAAGTGCTTAATTACCTCCAACCACATGAAAATCTAAAGAAGTTGTTTGTAAAAGGGTATCGAGGAAACTGCTTCCCAGGATGGATGAATGTTCATAAACTCCCAAATCTAACTGAACTTGTCTTGATTGCCTGCAGAAGATGTGAACATCTTCCTACACTGGGTCAACTTCCCTTCCTTAAGGTCCTTTACTTGCAAGGAATGGATGCAGTAAAGATCATCGGCGAAGAGCTCTATGGTAGTGGTTCAGTGACATCATTCTCATCATTGAAAGAGCTAACTCTCATAGATTTTCCTAATCTAGAATTCTGGTGGCCTTTCAACCAAAGAGAAGGATTCCCTTCCTTGGTCAAATTCACAGTCAGCAAATGCTTAAAGTTACACAACATGCCATGTTTTCCATTGCTAAAGCATCTGGAGCTGCGGAGTTGCAATGATAGGATACTACAGTCAGTATCAGATCTAGCTTCCCTCACCATCATTGTTATTGAAGAATTTAAAGAGCAGTTGGTTTTCTTGGAAAAATTGCTTCAAAATAATGCTCTTCTAATGTCTTTAACTAATGGCTTCGCTCCATCTCTCCCAATTTAG